CCCACTTGGAGCATGGGCCCCAGTATTCCTGGGtctgctgtaaacatgggtggGAGGGACAGGAGGACATGGGCAGAGAAGGACGCATGAGTCTCAGAGGTGCGAGATGGACAGTCAGCCGTGGGCCTAGAGTGGAGGCCACATGGGGAGGGAGGACAGTACAGGAAAAGGCTGAGCAGGGCCTCACCGCTATCACTCCCCAAGACCCCTCTCTGTCCTGACCCTCCACAGACGCTGGAGTGGAGCAGTAGCAATGGTACTCCACCAACTGCAGTGCAGCCACATCTCCCGCAGGGCAGTCTGTCAACACCCCCTTGGCAGCTGTCATTTATGACCACAGAGCCTGAGGTATGAGGGGCGTGGAGCTCATCCAAGGATGCCCTAGGCAAGTGGCAGGTGGCTGCCCAGCCAGGACCATTTCTTGCCTCTGTGTGGCTCCCTACCATCCTGACTCAAGTCTTTTCCTGCAGGCTGCTCCTGCACAGGCCAGATGGGAACAGCAGACGGCACAGCAGGTGAGATGGCTGGTCAGAGCGGTGCAGAGGGCACAGTCAGAGCGGCAGGTACTCACCGCCTTGCTGAGGTCCTGTGGCAGGTGTGCCCACTGTGGGTTGTACAGGATGCAGTAATCCTTGCCTTTGGGGCCTCCGCTCTGGGAGACCACGTGCACCATGCCATACTCACAGGTGACCTGCAGCAGTGATAAGGAGGCAATCAGAGACCCCATGAGATACAGGGTCCAAAGAACCCCAGCATATCTCAGGAAggggcacctgcactcccatggtGGCCGGGGATATCATCCTGCAGGACAAATAGGGAGACCCAGGCTGTGACCACAATCGTGTCTGGTCACCTCTGTTAGTACCAGGTCTCTGCATTAAAAGAAACAGATAGCACCCCTTTGTGGGGCCTCCCAGATCAGTGGGGACAGCACCCTGGGAGAAGCTCCTGGAGTGGCGGAGAGCAGGGCTGGGGCTAGGTGAAGTTCTGAGCAAGCTTCTGACACCCCAGTAGGTGGGGTCAGCTCTTAATCCACAGGCCCAGGTCACAGCCTGTCACATAATCAGTTGAGAGCATAGGCCAGAGGGACCACCGTCCAATATCCCATCAGGAAGTAGATGGACCAAAAGAGCCAAAGGACACTGGGTCACAGTGGGCAGCTGAGAATGGCAGAACCAGGGCCACCCTGTGCGCTCAGGTCTCACAGCATCTGGGAAGGAGGGTAACCAGCACATAAAAGGCAGCTGTTCTCCCTTTGCTCCTTTCCAGACTTCTAGTGAACAGGCCCACCCCTAGGGCAGCATGGGGCTACCAGCACATGCTACCAGGGGCAAGAGACATTAGCCAGGGCCTCATGTCTTGTGTCGtcccccctgccacacacaccccGTCCCAGCTCTGTGGGCAGCAGCAGCAGATGGAAGGATCCCAAGGAGCCCAAACATCCAGCAAGAACATGGAAGTCACTAGGTGTGTTGgccatgcctgtaaccctatgcctgggaggctgaggcagggagatcatgatttccaggccagcctgggctacacagtgagaccctatctcaaaaatgagaaggaaaaacaaaacaaaacaggagacaGAATGAGACTGAGCAGATCAAGTGTGCCACAAGGTGCCAGGCGACTGTCCCGCTTCTTTGGGGGGCAGAGAGGGGCTGTTAAAAGTCCTCAATACAGCTGCAGGCCCTGtgagtctgagttcaaactgaggCAGAGGGCAGGACCTCAAAGGCAGGAGACCCCAGGAGGTGGGACAGCAGGGCAACACCCCCTCTCCTGTTCAGTGCCAGAGCAGCTAGAGCCCTGTGACAAGCAGCATGCTCCGGGCAAAAGCGTCCTTCTTCCTCCCCAGCCTGCCAGCTCTGTCGGCCTTGGGCAGAGCTGTGGCTGGAGGCCTGTTGCTGAGCACCTACTGACCCTTCCAGCTTCCCGCAGCCCCTCTGCCGCATCCAGCACCACAAGAACAACCTTCACCTTTCTTATGGTGGCAGGTCAGCAGAGGGCCTCAGAGTTGGAGCCAGGGGTTGGGTGCTCCATGGTGCAGGACTCTGGTGGCAGAGGGAATAGAGGTCCCAGGAGAGAAAGGGGTGGTAGGACCCCTCAGCCTGCTCAGACTACCTTGGCTGCTCACAGCCCTGGGCCCCTGGTCATATCCTAGGATTGGAAAGGGCATGTGCACACTCTGGGTTCCTCAGGAGCCCTTCTCAGCTCACTTCTTCTGCAGGGCTCTAAACTCCGCAGCAGAGACCCTCAGGTGCCCCCTGAGGACCTGCCATGGAAACAAGCAGGCAGCAGTGCTGGCCTGATGGCACATGGATGGACGCCAACCTGCAGCCAGTTGGCAAGACTGGCACCACAGGGCCCACACCATGCTCTGGTCCCATAAGCAAATGCTGGGAAAGGGGCCTCTGACTGGGCCTGCAAGCTTCTCACCCGAGCCCCTGGCCACTCTGAGGTAAGCAGCATGGTGAAAACCCACAGTGTTCCAGTTCCCACAGCAGGGAGCTGACACAGGAGGCCTGAGCTGCATGTCCAGGCTGTCGCTGAGAGCAAGGCCCAGCCTGCTGCTGCTCTGGCTGCTCTGCACTGTGCTGATTCTGTCGTCTCCAAGAAAGGCTGGGCCCTGGCGCCATGGTCAACAAGATAATGGTGCGTCTGCCTCCTGGGGCTGCTGGGTGTGGCCCAGGAAGTCAACAGGCTGGGCTGGGTGAATGGGCCCTGTCCCAGTCACTTGGGAGGGAAGGACAGGAGGGCAGCTGAGGCCTCGAGGGTCTCAGAGCACTTGGCTAAAGTGGCTTCCTTCCCCTACCATCACCCCACGTccctccctcccattctccctccACCTGGAGCAGAATTAGAAGTCCCTCCCTCAGGTTCTCCCCAGCAAACTGATGGCGCCTCAGTGTAGCCCTTTCCAACAGGTACACCTGACATCCAGAGTCTGTGACACGGCTCCAAGAAGGAATTTATTGGCACAGAGGGTCAGAACTACACCCACCCTGTAAAGACAGCTTTACTGGAACACAGCCAAGTCCATCCTGTAGGTTGTGTCTCCAGTTCTCCCACCACACAAGCAGAGGTGAGTAGCTGCAATACAGACCTGCGCCCATGTGACTCAGAGCCCAAGTCACTCACACGGCCAACCCCATTCTACAGGGTCACAGCTTTCAGTGAGAAGTGTCTTTTGTGTCAAACAGAAGTGGATAGAACCGCTTCTCCTCAGAACAGCCATTTAAGAGCACAAAAGCACATTCATGAGTTTCCTTGCCTGTGCCCCCAAGCTGCTTTTCCATTCAAAATAAGCCTGGAGGCCTGCACTTTCCCAGCCATGAGAGAAAGCCTGCACTCTGAGTGGTTCCCTGCCTACTGGATTAAAGGAACTGGGACAGGGGACCAAAGGTACCCACCTTCCTAGTCAGGTCACAGAAACCAGGAGGCCCGTCGAGGTAGGACCGAGGACAGGCTTGAAGTCGCAGCTACCTAAGTACTTCACAAAGCACACTGAGATGCTAGAGGGGCACGTGCTTTAGAATCACGAAATGTCAATCTCGGTGGGGTTGGGGGTCTTAGAACTAAGGCAGTAGGAGCAGCCTCCCTGCTAGGTGTGCCCAGACCCTAGGAGAGGCCCCAGGTGCCCGAGGAGGAAGGTGGAGATATTCAGGCATGCACACTGGCGCCATGCAGAGTGGTACCACCTCTGGTGGTTAACAGGGTGTGCATGATAGATAACTAGGGAAGTCAGAGCTCCCACTCAGGGTCACAAGTGTTTCCGAGTTTAGGGCTGTTGAATGCAGCCTCTGGCCCAGAGGCACAATGGTCTCATATTCCCACCACCACCAGAACACCAGCCCCTGCCTGGGTTCAGGAGCAGCTTCTAGAAGAGCTAGGGGACCTGCTCTCCTGCTCTAGGGATAAAGTTCAGAGCCCTCGGCCTGCCCAGGATAAAGTCCAAAGGCCCTGGCACACAAACCTGCTATCACCTGCTTTCATCTGGCCAGCCTGGAGACCGAATACTCTGACACCATCCTTGCCCTCTGCCTGGAGCCACTTCTAGGGTGCCTCTCCTCTGggcccctgccctgccctcccctcaAGACCCACTGGAAGAATGTCCTTTGTGGGGACATCTTTCTCAGGGACAAGCTCTCCCTGCAAGTGTTAAATCTCCCTATGTGCCAGCTCCTCACTGTCTCCAAGTAAAGCCACCAGCTCTCACCAGCTGCCCCCCCTTCCTGGTTCCCCTGGCACTCTCTCCTacccctccctgtccccagagAACTACTCATCCTTCAGACACCCTTTAGTGGCCCTTCTCTGAAAAGCCTTCCCAGGCAAACCGTACAGCCATCTCTTCTTTTGTTCAAACTATCTGGAGAATGCAAAGTCTCTCCCTCTGATGAAGCTGACCAGTGGTCTGGAGGCACAGGCCACCCATGGGGGAAGTCCAGGCAGCTGGACAAGCAGCtggggaagtgggggtgggggtcctAAGGGGCCTCTCAGGGAAGGCAGGGCAGCCAAGACTGGGAGGGTGACCAGGAACATTCTGGGTCATTTCTTTGCTCTCAGAAAAGACCAGAGAGCAAAGAGCCTTACTGAACCTCATTTGTCCAAGAGGGCAGCTTCTCAAGTGGCCAGGTCACAGAAGCATGTCACTGGACAGCTTGCAAGATGCGACAAGATCTGGCATGCATTGAAACAGATCGCTCCTGCCTGGTAGAGAATGGGCTAGGGATGTGGGGGACAAAAGCAGCCATAGGAAGAATGGCGGGCCACCGGGAGCTGCACAGTGGGGACTGAGAAGCAGCCAGATGGGAAAGACATCTTAAGAGTTAGATGCTAAGAGTGGGTCACGGTTAATGGCTGCGTTTGTAGGGCGGCCAGGGGCCCCATTCCCTGAGCTGCAAAACCAAGGAGGGACAGGGTTGCCTTAGCTGACTTGGGCACTGTTCCCGTTAGAACCTGGCAGACTTCTTGTTAAATGACCCGTTCCACGCACTGATCACAACACCTGTGCATGCTACCCACATACCAGATACTTGTCTCCCTCTTGTAGAGGGGCAACTGCGGCTCAGAACCAGAACGCCCCTGGCCAAGGTCACGGAGCAAAATATGGGGCGGGCGGTCCTATGTGCCAGTCTGTGGGGAACACGCTAGACGCGCCCCCCCGCCCCGGGCCTTTCCCGCATCCCGGGAAGGAGGGCTACCTAGGACATGCCCGTTTGGCATAAGGGGAGACTGAGGTTAAGGGGCAGGCAGCAGCTACCTGCCACGGCCATCGGCTGGGGGAACCCAGGGAGGCGGGGCTGGGGGACGCAAACTTCAGCCGCGTGAGTAGTGCGCCCGTGCAGCGAGAGAAGGGTCCTATCGCGGGAGGAGCAGGGAGAGGAGCCGCGAACCAGCGGCAGGTCACGGCCGGGCTCCAGGCGCGCGGATGCCAGACGCTGCCGCTGCCCCTCCCAGGTCTGATCGGGCGGGGGTCCAGCATGAACTCCGGGCCGAGGGCTCAGCAGCCGAGGCCGAAAATGCGGGGCTGTGGGGTCGGCGCAGCCCTCACCTGGGCGGCGAGGAGCAGAAAGGCCGTCACCAGCCGCACTAGCGCCGCCGCCATGTCTGCTGTTCCCTCCGCAGCAGCTGCCAGTTGTTTCCCAGCAACGCCCGGGGCGCCTCGCCGCGCATGCGCTGCGCCTCTGCGCGGGGTCAGCGTCAAAgggcgcggggcggggcctgTGCCGAGCAGCGCGGGGCGGCGAGATGGCGGTGAGCGCTCCTGGAGAGTTGGGTGGGGGACATGAGGGCTGGAGGGACAGGAGAAGTAGAAGGTAGGGCCTGGGGAACTCAGGCCCGAAGACAGAGGGATGGAGGAGCAGGGGAACATGGGACGGGGACCCGAAGGCCGGGGAGACATGGGAAAGGGGAGCTGTGGACCCGGACACATGGGGCAGGGACTTGGCGGACTCAGGAGACAAGGAGACGGGGACCGATGGACAGGAGGGACATGGGGACAGGAACTTGCAGACCAAGGAGATATGGAGACAGGACCTGCGGATGGGGGGGGGGCATAAGAATGGAGGAGAGGTTGCAGCCCTGGGGGACCTGACAACAGGGGGCTACTGCTCCCGATGGAGGGCTGCGGCCCTCGGGGATATGGAGACCGGGATCTGCCGGGGGAGGAGGGGTCATGGGGACGGGAGTTGCTGAGAAGAGCAGCAGCAGGTGCTTGTGGGGACACAGTGTCTTCGGAACAGGGGAGCCCGCATAAGGCTACTCTCCTCACCTCAGGCGCTATGCTTTCCCCCAGgacaaagagaagaagaagaaagagagcatTTTGGACTTGTCCAAGTACATTGACAAGACAATCAGGGTGAAGTTCCAGGGAGGCCGGGAAGGTGAGGCCTCTCCCTTAACTAATGAAAAGGAGATAGTTAAGGGCAGCACTGAGGAAGGGATTAACCTGGGGGTTAGCgccttgtttgtttggttgtttttttttttggtggatctggggtttggactcagggcttcacacatgcaaagAAGGTGttgtaccgcttgagccacacctccagtccattttgctctgtgtaTTTTGGAGTTGGCGGGGTTTCATAAACTCAAATTGCAAGCCTCCtaatctcagccccccaagtagctaggattacaggtatgagccaccagcacctgctgGGGCACCTTGTTTGAAGTGCTGAACGAGGACCACCTCTGCTGTCCTACTGAGGCTGAGAAACTTGAACTGGTGGCCCCATATTGCTGGTGGGGAAACTGAGCCAAGGAGAGGAGGACCAACAACCCAAAGTAACGCAGCTGGATTCAGATTCACAACTTTGCCTCCCATGCAGTCCTGTCTCTATAGCTCCCACCCAGGGTCTCCCCTCAGCACTGTGGATACTGGGACAAGATCTTACTATGAGGTAGCCATCCTAGGTACTGCAGGGTATTGAGCAACATACACACTCCATGCCAGGAACACCCCCCCAACACGTGACAACCATGACGTCCCCAGACATCACCCCGTGTCTCCTGAGGCAGGATCACCTCTGGCTGGGAAAAACAACTCTTGCCAGTATCTACTTGGTGTCCCAAGAAACCAGTTAGGAATGGAATGTCCTCACTCCCTGCTTAACCATCTGTGGCTCCCCATTGTTCCAGAGTAAAGTCCAGACCTGAACAATGGTCTCTGAGTGAGGCCTCTGGACTGCTGTGTGCATCCAGGCACATGACCCCACTGCCTAAATGTTCTTACCAGGTGAACTCTCAGAGTCACTTTCCCACCCTACCCAGTCTCCAGGGTCTTGCTGTGAGAAGCCTTTGTGATCTTCCTTCCCAGGTCACAAGCTTCCAGTAGCACCTGTCACCCTTTGCATGCTCATGCTTAACTCTGCGTCTACTCTGCATGGAACCTATGGAGAAGGGTCTCTCAGGGCAGGGACCACCAGGTGCTGGGCTAAGCAGTCTGGCAGGGAGAGCATAGTCCACAGTGGGCCCTGGGTTCTGGTTCCACATAGCTTGAGTTAGGACACAGCGTTTCCACATGCTGGCTGTGGGACTTGGGCATATAGCTGCtctgtctgagcctcagttttcttaattTGTCATATGGGCCTAATTCCACCTACATCACCAGGTGGCAACAACAATGAAAGATCTAAAAGCTTGTCCAGTCATTGAGGCAGCTCTTGGCACAGAGTAAGCGTTGCATCAACATTTGCTGGCCGGGGGCACCCTCACCCCACCCTGCTGCTTCCAGGCTCTCTGCATTTGACAGCTGGTTCCTGCCATAATTTCCTTGAGCAAACATTTGTCCTGCAAAACAAGCCAGAGAGGCCCTGTCTGTCCTTGAGGGTCTTAACCTGATTCAGCCAGGCCCACCCACGATCATCTCTCTATGGATTGACCCAAACCCTGAATCATAGCTGCAGAGTTCCTTTGGCATCCTAATGTTGGGACACATGACCTGATGTTGGCAGTGACAACCACACCAGAGTCACAGGTTCCAACCCACAACTGAGCCAGGCTCACACAGGTGTGTCGCTCAGACAGTGGATGTGACTATTTTGGAGACCTGCCTGCTGCCTGCTTAGGCTGGACAGAGGCCAACTAGCACATGCAGGCTGATGGGGGCAGGGTAGAGACAGGTGCCCAGCGCACATCCAATGCTGTCTGTGACACCATTGGGCTAGTGCTATGAAAATCTTCATTGTGTGGGAGGGGGGCCACAGGGCCTGGGGTGAAGGGCCAAGCAGCAGGTTATATGGCTGTGCAGCCCAGGTGGGCTCTGACTCAGTAGCTCTGCCTTTGCAGCCACAGATCACAGGTGTGCCAATAAAATTTTTAACAGGTGATGGACCTGGTCTAGTTTGAGAGCTGTCAGGGGCATACCCCTGCCCTGTAGCACTGCAGGGTGGTGCTGGGTAGAGTCCAGCCTTGCCCTAGTGTAGGCTGCACAGCTGAGACCTTGCGCCAAGCCCCTGTCTTCCAacagacacaggaaaggcaggatACCCATGCATGTAAGGAAGAAGGTAGCTTAGCTGGAGGGTGGCCCCCAGAGGGGTGCATACCTTCACCTtatgccaccaccaccaccctccaTCTCTGGAACTTTCCATCATCAAGAATTGAAGCTCTGGCCCATGAAACACTAACTTCCAtttcctccccagcccctggcccaCGTGAGTCCACTTCTTGACTCTAGCTTcccctgttctggacatttcctatGGATACAGTCACATGCCATGGGGCCTTTTGTGTCTGTTTCTCTGAGTGCATGGTGTCCACAAAGTCCCTCCACATTGTGTGTGTaggttttagttctttttttttttttcatttttcttttattattcatatgtgcatacaaggcttggttcatttctcccccctgcccccaccccctcccttaccacccactccaccccctcccgctccccccctcaatacccagcagaaactattttgcccttatctctaattttgttgtagagagagtataagcaataataggaaggaacaaggggttttgctggttgagataaggatagctatacagggcattgactcacattgatttcctgtgcgtgggtgttaccttctaggttaattctttttgatctaaccttttctctagttcctggtccccttttcctattggcctcagttgctttaaggtatctgctttagtttctctgcgttaagggcaacaaatgctagctagttttttaggtgtcttacctatcctcacccctcccttgtgtgctctcgcttttatcatgtgctcatagtccaatccccttgttgtgtttgcccttgatctaatgtccacatatgagggagaacatacgatttttggtcttttgagccaggctaacctcactcagaatgatgttctccaattccatccatttaccagcgaatgataacatttcgttcttcttcatggctgcataaaattccattgtgtatagataccacattttcttaatccattcgtcagtgctgggacatcttggctgtttccataacttggctattgtgaatgtttAGAATGTTTTTGTTTAGAATTCTGTTtagaatgtttttgtttatttctattgttttttgcaatatagggtctcatgaactatttgcctgggtctggctttgacccctgatctctgcttcctgagtagataggattataggtgtgagcctctggtgcctagctagaatgtattttttaattgatgCATAATAATTGTGCATATTGATGGATCGATGTGATGCTTTGATGACGTGCACAGTGCATGGTGAGCGCgccagggtaattagcatatacTCATGCTTTGTCTGTGATAAGAACATTCACAATCTTTCTGCTGTCTCTGCATACCATAGGTTATTACCAACTACGGTTGTCCTGCTGTGCTGTAGAACTTGAGCTGGTAGCTAACTTTGTACTGACTGTCCCTCTCCATCCTCTGTCCCCTTTTGTCCTGGTTGTTCACTGTGTGGATACACTGCTGCCTGCTTTCACAGGACTCACAAGCTAAGAATCATTGACATGTGTGGCTCAGATGATGGAGCacttgggccctgagttcaaatcccagttctgtccccccaccctccctcccaaAATAAATTATACATCATTGGAAAAAGACCCAGAAGATATTTGGTGATGTGGAAATTGTGGGGAATTCACATTTCAGTATCCACAAATAGTTTTATGGTCACACAGCTCACCGTGAATTGATGTGCCCTTTGTGGCTACTTCCACACCAGGAATGTGGAGCTAAGTAGTGGCCTGCACAGTGGGGAGTGTTTGTCCGGTGACTTTAACAGTTGGGAGGTGGCTGGGTTCCCCACACTCATGTTGCTACCAGAGCCCTGACCTGTCCCCAGGACCAGTGCTGACCACAcgcctttctttttcctcctctcctggtGGTTTCTCCAAGCCAGTGGAATCCTGAAGGGGTTCGACCCACTGCTCAACCTTGTGCTGGACGGGACCATTGAGTACATGCGAGGTGAGCCAGCATGGGGCTGTTCTGTTTCTCGGGCCACTCCACTGCCGACTGAGGGACAGACACATGGCACTCTGTGGTTAGACACAGCAGGCTGTGTTGGGTCACCCAGGCCTGGACAGGGAAGGCATATTTGTTGCATCCCTTAGAGGCTGTGAAGTGCTGGCACTGTCAGAAACAGGGCAGCCTGCCGTGATAGGATGCTCCTCAGCaaggccccagccccagcccctgccTGGCCTGCCACCTCCACCCATCTGCACCATGTCCTGAGGTCAGGGATGCCCAAAGCCAGCAAGGAGAGTTTGCCCCCTGGGCCCAGAGCCCATCCATACAGTGAGACAAGACTCTGGAAACATCACAGCCCAACTTAACCAGAAGTGGCTAGAGCTACACAGATGGCCCTAGGCAGGGACCAGGCCAGCTCAGTACGGACCCATTGGTCTGCCGGCTGACACTTGCTTTGCCTCTGCCCAACTGGTGGGCATCAGGctgtggcggggggggggtgcTGCCCCCTGGGTAGCTAACCTTCCTGTCTGTGAAGGGCCATTAGGACAGTGCAAGAAGCCTTCATGGTCCTTGGGAGTGGTAGACACTGCCCCTCCTTGTCCTGCAGAGCCTGCACACATCATTTGGCCAGGCGCTTGCGCTCCTTGTTATCCCCAAAACAACCCGGTCTAGAGCCCTCTGCCCAGAGCATGCATTGTCCCCAAAGGCCTCAACATGGCGGAGCTGGATCCTGAAGTGGGCTGCAGTTCTCAATCGTTGGCCACCTGGTTCTCCCTCCTCCAGACTCCCCATAATGAGGAACTGTACTTGCCTGGGACCTCACGGGCAGCCTGAGTTTGCGGTCTTCCCTGGGCTCCTCCCCCACAGTCCCCAGGACTTGAGGATCTCACAGAATTCTGGGTCCCCATAGCTTTCATTTCAACTACTGGTCTGATGGCGCTGCCCTGGGCCACTGCTGGCTTGCTCAAGTGCCTGGGCCTCCCCATTCTCGTTTGCAGAACGAGGGCAGCTGTGCCATTGTTTCCAGAGCCAGTGGCCCTGTTGTCTGGAGACATCTCCAGAGAAGGCTGCTTGTCCAGATTCTGGGCAGGACGAGTTCCTCTGAGGTCCTGATCACTCACAGTATTGGAGGGGAGGCCACTGCCAGGCCTTTGGCATGAAACTTTGCCTTCTCTGGGCTTTGGAAGCCACCATCCTCAGCCCCTCTGTCCCTCCCCAGATCCTGATGACCAGTACAAGCTCACAGAGGACACGCGCCAGCTGGGTCTTGTGGTGTGCCGCGGCACGTCGGTGGTGCTCATCTGCCCGCAGGACGGCATGGAGGCCATTCCCAACCCCTTCATCCAGCAGCAGGACGCCTAGCCACCTCAGGGACCCCATGGGACTGGGCAGGGCCAAGCAGCCAGTTCCCTTGGACTCAGAGTCACTCCTCCCTTGTGAGGAGCTGCCACTAGCATGGAGGGGACTTCTTTTTGTGTAggttggatttttgtttgttttcttaataaaattgCAAACCTCAAGTGTCCAGGCCCCAGAATCTTGCCTTTTTTAGCCTTGGTCTTGGGAAAAGTGGGATCCTGCCTAACcctagcttttttttgttttgttttgttttgtttttgcggtactggggtttgaactcggggcctacaccttaagccactccaccagcccttttttttgttatgggtttttttcaagattcaGTCTCACGGAGCTCTGGGCTAGCACAGTGCTCCTCATACTGTTTCCTTCAGACCCCTGACCTGCCTTGCCCAGGTCAACCTCAGAGGCCAAGGCCAGGGACAATCCAGGGGTCCCCATGTCTGGTGGGAGACAGCAGTGAGCCCTAAGGGCAGCCAGACCTTGTCAGAGCTCCAGAGGGAGCAGGGAGACAACAGCAGAAGGAAGTCTGGCTGCCGACCCCTAGCTCCTGCTGCTATGTGAATGAGATTTGTCCCTGGCACCCCTCAGGACAGCACCCCCCGACACTCCAcccaaatcccagcactggatgGGGACAAATGGTGACCTGTGCAGCCACTGACTCCTGGCCTCAGCTTTCTTCACACCACTGGCTGTGTAGCTCAGGGTAAGTATCTCTCTCCTGAGATCCACTCTGTGACAGGGCAATAGGGAGGCCGCTAAGAGCACAGAGCTTTGCAGTCAAGCCCACAGACAAAACGAGAGCCATGAGGCCCAGAAGACAACACTGACTTGCTGGGGACTCAGACTGCTCAGAAAAGGGCATAAAACGAGCTTGTTCCACTTAGCCACTGGCCTTTGTGCATCGCTCTGACCTAGTTTGTGAAATACTGGAAGTAACCTAGCTGCCTGTTGTCAGGAATCCACTACATAAAGCAGGCACCTCCAGTCAATTTCAGAGCTCCTTTTTGCTACATAGATGTTGGGTAGTGGTAGATGAAATATGGCCACagattcttttctgttcttcccAGCAAGGAGGGGAGTCCAACCCTCCCCTCACCACCCCCCCCAACCCTGCAATACACATGTCCTGGGCAGGCCTTTTTACTTGCTTTGACCACAAGAACATGGTGgaagctggtgctggtggctcacgcctgtaatcttagctactcataaggcagagatcaggaggatagcagtttgaaccCAGCCTGACAAATACTttgtaagatcctatctcg
The sequence above is drawn from the Castor canadensis chromosome 14, mCasCan1.hap1v2, whole genome shotgun sequence genome and encodes:
- the Lsm7 gene encoding U6 snRNA-associated Sm-like protein LSm7 — translated: MADKEKKKKESILDLSKYIDKTIRVKFQGGREASGILKGFDPLLNLVLDGTIEYMRDPDDQYKLTEDTRQLGLVVCRGTSVVLICPQDGMEAIPNPFIQQQDA